In one window of Primulina tabacum isolate GXHZ01 chromosome 8, ASM2559414v2, whole genome shotgun sequence DNA:
- the LOC142554750 gene encoding uncharacterized protein LOC142554750, with translation MRMYIKSIEERAWQRVLDSWSPPRTVDADGGSRVKPDSAWSDDDVQTSNFNSKALNTIFTSVDINMFSLITTCTSDKDAWDILQRHCEISESVCRTKLRMLTSKFESLRIEENETIVEYDQRLRDIVNEAFSLGNPFSNERLVSKVLRSLSERFNIKICAIDKSNHTFTLNLEDLISSFRTFEMN, from the coding sequence ATGAGGATGTACATAAAATCAATCGAGGAAAGAGCTTGGCAACGAGTTCTAGACAGTTGGTCACCACCTAGAACTGTTGATGCTGATGGTGGCAGCCGAGTTAAACCTGATAGTGCATGGTCTGATGATGATGTTCAAACATCAAATTTCAACTCAAAGGCACTCAATACCATTTTTACCTCTGTTGATATCAACATGTTCAGCCTTATTACAACTTGCACATCTGACAAAGATGCTTGGGACATTCTTCAAAGACACTGTGAAATATCAGAAAGTGTTTGTAGAACTAAACTTAGGATGCTGACCTCCAAGTTTGAGAGCCTTAGGATTGAAGAAAATGAGACCATTGTTGAATATGATCAAAGACTCCGAGACATAGTTAATGAAGCTTTTAGTCTTGGTAACCCTTTTTCAAATGAAAGGCTTGTCAGCAAGGTACTGAGATCCCTTTCAGAACGGTTTAACATCAAGATCTGTGCCATTGATAAGTCAAATCACACGTTTACATTGAATCTGGAAGATTTGATAAGCTCTTTCAGGACATTTGAGATGAATTAA
- the LOC142554071 gene encoding uncharacterized protein LOC142554071, which produces MVSTAMASCLQLLKSSPSNLLAKFGCTCLEINAKSSVRRNLRLQNSGILFDYRRFWITCEAGANDDQNKGEEPPESLFMKELKRRGMNSSSLLEEKNRNIDRDKEIKFREEDGGWSYKRRNGVTTDDERSISNQREKSMAINSEGLEGLIPRAKLLLTLGGTFFLAFWPLILATIAFFCALYLYFGPEFVHDGSKTSMAPPPYVDPYELLEEERKYKTAPLLN; this is translated from the exons ATGGTTTCGACTGCAATGGCTTCTTGCCTTCAGCTGTTGAAATCCAGTCCGTCGAATTTGCTCGCGAAATTCGGGTGTACCTGCTTGGAAATTAACGCGAAATCATCTGTAAGGCGGAATCTCAGGCTTCAGAATTCTGGGATCTTATTTGATTATAGGAGGTTTTGGATTACTTGTGAAGCTGGAGCAAATGATGATCAAAACAAAG GTGAGGAACCTCCCGAGTCTTTATttatgaaagaattgaagaggCGGGGGATGAATTCTTCTTCTTTGCTCGAGGAAAAAAATAGAAACATCGACAGAGACAAGGAGATAAAATTCAGGGAAGAAGATGGGGGTTGGAGCTACAAAAGAAGAAATGGGGTTACAACTGATGATGAAAGAAGCATATCTAATCAGAGAGAAAAGTCGATGGCAATCAATAGTGAAGGCCTAGAG GGCTTGATCCCGCGGGCTAAACTTTTGCTTACCCTGGGAGGAACATTCTTTCTTGCATTCTGGCCGTTGATTCTTGCAACTATTGCATTCTTCTGTGCTTTGTATCTG TATTTTGGACCTGAATTCGTTCATGATGGAAGTAAAACTTCAATGGCTCCACCCCCGTATGTCGACCCATATGAACTGCTCGAAGAAGAAAGGAAATACAAAACAGCTCCACTTCTAAATTGA
- the LOC142554751 gene encoding uncharacterized protein LOC142554751 has translation MHASLGSNPSYIWRSLLWSRHLLKEGLRWRVCTGEKISTFHDHWIPGIQSLSRPLGYQFDLETVNTLILNGSWNETLLHKVLPSYIVQDVMALPLATGSSKDSRYWFHDVKGKYSVKDGYKLDIGFYKPPTHSSVLQSKKWWKFLWSMFVPSKVRIFWWRALSNIIPTQANLMAHHVPVSASCQLCHHHMDSTCHALFWCPVAKRSWKDSHARTRLLHDRGLKYDRLDVEWSESLLRDYQSAQESLNSGHKRRLATPLACWTRPQVDQRRLEVDAAVNEATDNYSIGGTVQDHEGHILIVFGRKISKPLSVVHGELVAIREGLPVIQEQDLNIHEITTDSLLAVQAITKPAENFSYTGAIALDINRLLLGQHKITLHHVRRSENVVASFAISSQSLFVWGHGNFPY, from the exons ATGCATGCTTCCCTTGGATCAAACCCTTCGTATATCTGGCGATCACTTTTATGGAGTAGGCATCTATTAAAGGAGGGGCTCCGCTGGCGGGTTTGTACCGGTGAGAAAATCTCAACATTCCATGATCATTGGATCCCCGGTATCCAGTCCCTGAGTCGGCCTCTGGGATACCAATTTGACCTTGAAACTGTTAACACTCTGATATTGAATGGATCTTGGAATGAAACCCTGTTGCATAAGGTTCTTCCTTCCTATATCGTCCAGGATGTAATGGCACTTCCATTAGCTACAGGGTCGTCTAAGGACTCTAGATACTGGTTTCACGACGTAAAAGGGAAATATTCGGTGAAAGATGGGTATAAACTCGACATTGGATTCTATAAACCTCCCACTCATAGCTCGGTTCTTCAATCTAAGAAGTGGTGGAAATTTCTTTGGTCAATGTTCGTGCCGTCTAAAGTCCGTATTTTTTGGTGGCGTGCTCTCTCTAATATAATTCCGACACAAGCTAATCTGATGGCGCATCATGTTCCTGTCTCGGCTTCCTGCCAATTATGCCACCATCATATGGACTCAACTTGCCATGCTCTTTTTTGGTGTCCGGTGGCAAAACGAAGTTGGAAGGATTCG CATGCCAGAACTCGTCTTCTTCATGATAGGGGCCTCAAGTATGATCGGTTGGATGTTGAATGGAGTGAATCCTTGCTTCGAGATTACCAATCGGCTCAAGAATCTCTGAACTCTGGCCATAAGCGACGTCTGGCAACTCCTTTGGCATGTTGGACGAGACCACAAGTGGACCAAAGGCGATTGGAAGTGGATGCAGCGGTTAATGAGGCTACTGATAATTACTCAATCGGTGGGACAGTGCAAGATCATGAGGGACACATCCTAATAGTCTTTGGGAGGAAAATTTCTAAGCCATTATCGGTGGTCCATGGGGAATTGGTGGCCATTCGAGAAGGATTACCGGTGATCCAAGAACAAgatttaaatattcatgaaaTCACAACTGATTCTCTTCTGGCGGTGCAAGCAATCACCAAACCAGCTGAGAATTTCAGTTACACAGGTGCAATTGCTTTGGACATTAATAGATTATTGCTCGGACAACATAAAATCACTCTGCATCATGTTCGTCGTTCGGAGAATGTTGTTGCTTCGTTTGCTATTTCTTCTCAATCCCTTTTTGTTTGGGGCCACGGGAATTTTCCTTATTGA
- the LOC142554070 gene encoding pyruvate kinase isozyme A, chloroplastic-like, with protein sequence MSFMTAVGDLGSKITPVMVKDTIFYFKKGVFGVPILRHEVWSNARKFRSGELRIGVQAVMQVGAESAEISRKNLKEARGIDVVSEEELRKKGFLGLRKTKLVCTIGPACCSLDDLEKLAMGGMVVARLNMCHNTREWHQDVIRKIKMLNEEMGYCVSLMIDTEGSQILVVDHCAPSSVKAEYGSIWYFTNEKFEGSRPFTVQASYEGFSEGIDVGDELVIDGGMASFEVVEKVGNDLRCKCTDPGLLLPRAKLSFRRDGKLVGKNYELPTLSTKDWSDIQFGISEGIDFIAMSFVNSADVVTHLKNYISSQASKSIKVLAKIESLESLHKLEEIVKASDGIMIARGDLGVEIPPEQIPAIQEKITSLCRQLNKPVIVASQLLESMVEYPTPTRAEVADVSEAVSQYADALMLSGESAIGPYGLKALSVLSMSSSRMELCNREENKQNVLFQHYLGASFPDQIAEQICNCAAQMANNLGLDAIFVYTRHGQMASLISRNRPNSPIFAFTNDSNTRMMLNLQWGVTAILVDLSDDMEANIQKSIDLMKTKVLIKEDDTVLVVSDIIPTSATRTVFQSIQVKTIM encoded by the exons ATGTCATTCATGACTGCTGTAGGAGATTTGGGTTCTAAGATTACCCCGGTTATGGTTAAAGATACGATTTTTTACTTCAAAAAGGGGGTATTTGGTGTTCCAATTTTAAGACATGAGGTTTGGTCTAATGCTAGGAAGTTTAGGAGCGGTGAGTTGAGAATTGGAGTTCAGGCCGTGATGCAGGTTGGAGCGGAGAGTGCTGAAATCTCTAGGAAGAATTTGAAAGAGGCTCGGGGGATTGATGTTGTTTCAGAAGAAGAATTGAGAAAGAAGGGGTTCTTGGGATTAAGGAAAACGAAGCTCGTGTGTACGATAGGGCCGGCTTGTTGCTCGTTGGACGATTTGGAGAAGTTGGCTATGGGGGGGATGGTTGTGGCTAGGCTTAATATGTGTCACAATACAAGGGAGTGGCACCAAGATGTGATTAGGAAGATCAAGATGTTGAATGAAGAAATGGGGTATTGTGTGTCCCTTATGATTGATACAGAAGGTAGCCAGATTCTTGTGGTTGATCATTGTGCTccctcctctgtcaaagcagaG TATGGGTCTATTTGGTACTTTACGAATGAGAAATTTGAGGGCTCGCGTCCTTTTACGGTTCAAGCTAGCTATGAAGGTTTCTCTGAAG GTATTGATGTGGGAGATGAACTTGTCATTGACGGAGGAATGGCGTCGTTTGAAGTGGTGGAAAAGGTTGGGAATGATCTGCGTTGCAAGTGCACTGATCCCGGTTTACTCTTGCCTCGAGCTAAACTGAGTTTCCGGAGAGATGGAAAGCTAGTAGGGAAGAATTATGAACTTCCAACTCTGTCAACCAAG GATTGGTCTGACATCCAGTTTGGAATTTCGGAAGGCATTGATTTCATTGCCATGTCGTTTGTGAACTCTGCAGATGTTGTAACGCACTTGAAGAATTACATTTCCTCTCAAGCTTCTAa ATCAATAAAAGTTTTGGCAAAGATAGAAAGTTTAGAGTCCCTTCATAAACTGGAAGAAATTGTCAAGGCTTCTGACGGAATCATGATAGCAAGAGGAGACCTTGGAGTTGAAATCCCACCCGAACAGATCCCCGCGATTCAAGAAAAAATTACTTCCCTGTGCAGACAGCTCAATAAGCCGGTCATTGTtgcttctcagcttctggaatCAATGGTCGAATATCCTACCCCAACTAGAGCCGAG GTTGCTGATGTTTCTGAAGCTGTTAGCCAGTACGCAGACGCGCTGATGCTCTCTGGAGAGTCGGCAATCGGACCGTACGGGCTAAAGGCTCTTTCCGTCCTGAGTATGAGTAGTAGTAGAATGGAACTATGTAACCGCGAAGAGAATAAGCAAAATGTCTTGTTTCAACACTATCTTGGCGCGTCTTTTCCTGATCAAATCGCTGAACAAATCTGCAATTGTGCCGCACAAATGG CCAACAATTTAGGCCTCGATGCAATATTCGTGTACACAAGACACGGGCAGATGGCATCTCTTATCTCACGAAACCGTCCAAACTCTCCTATATTTGCATTTACAAACGACAGCAACACCAGGATGATGCTTAATTTGCAGTGGGGTGTAACTGCGATTCTCGTCGATCTTTCTGATGATATGGAAGCTAATATCCAAAAATCCATCGACCTTATGAAGACGAAAGTGCTTATCAAGGAGGACGATACAGTCTTAGTGGTCTCGGATATCATTCCAACTTCTGCTACACGAACTGTGTTTCAATCTATTCAAGTGAAAACTATCATGTAG